A single region of the Pygocentrus nattereri isolate fPygNat1 chromosome 27, fPygNat1.pri, whole genome shotgun sequence genome encodes:
- the mgrn1b gene encoding E3 ubiquitin-protein ligase MGRN1b isoform X2, with amino-acid sequence MGSVLGRRIAGVEDIDIQANSAYRFPPKSGNYFASHFFMGGEKFDTPHPEGYLFGENMDLNFLGNRPVQFPYVTPAPHEPVKTLRSLVNIRKDSLRLVRYKDDGDTPTDEGAKPKVLYGVEFTFDSDARVAITIYCQAFEEFSNGMAVYNPKGPSMVSETVHYKRGVSQQFTLPSFKIDFSEWKEEDLNFDLDRGVFPMVIQAVVDEGDDCLGHAHVLLAAFERHVDGSFSVKPLKQKQIVDRVSYLLQEIYGIENKNNRETKPSDDENSDNSNECVVCLSDLRDTLILPCRHLCLCNSCADTLRYQANNCPICRLPFRALLQIRAVRKKPGALSPVSFSPVLAQSMDHDEHSSSDSVPPGFEPISLLEALNGLTAVSPVVPSAPLYDEINFSGSLSGESRQLSSPEHSGDSSLQKGKVSKSPDSTLRSPSSPIQEEDEEKLSEMSDAQAHTLLSSSPAPTEGTAGEDVADSLSPEDEDRLNSEGEIVPDCSSEHSSLTKTESDPPALGPDSCSIGMEE; translated from the exons ATGGGTTCAGTCCTTGGGCGAAGGATCGCTGGGGTGGAGGATATCGACATTCAGGCAAATTCAGCGTACAGATTTCCACCCAAATCTG GCAATTATTTTGCTAGTCACTTCTTCATGGGAGGGGAGAAGTTTGACACACCCCACCCTGAAGGTTACCTGTTTGGGGAGAATATGGACCTAAATTTTCTAGGCAACCGTCCAGTGCAG TTTCCGTATGTAACCCCGGCACCACATGAGCCAGTGAAGACTCTGAGAAGTCTTGTCAACATCAGGAAGGACTCATTACGACTCGTCAG GTACAAAGATGATGGAGACACCCCCACTGACGAAGGGGCAAAGCCTAAGGTTTTATATGGAGTGGAATTCACCTTTGATTCAGATGCTCGAGTGGCCATCACTATCTACTGCCAGGCCTTTGAAGAATTTTCCAATGGAATGGCAGT TTATAATCCCAAGGGTCCTTCAATGGTGTCTGAAACGGTGCACTATAAGCGAGGGGTGAGCCAGCAGTTTACCTTACCCTCCTTCAAGATCGATTTTTCTGAATGGAAGGAGGAAGAC CTGAATTTTGACTTGGACAGAGGCGTTTTCCCCATGGTCATCCAGGCTGTTGTGGATGAAGGAGATG ATTGCTTGGGACATGCACATGTGTTGTTGGCTGCCTTTGAGCGG CATGTCGATGGAAGTTTCTCTGTGAAGCCCTTAAAGCAGAAGCAAATT GTGGATCGTGTTAGTTACCTTCTGCAGGAGATTTATGGCATTGAAAACAAGAACAACCGTGAGACTAAG CCGTCTGATGATGAGAACAGTGACAACAGTAACGAGTGTGTAGTGTGTCTGTCAGACCTTCGCGACACACTCATTCTGCCTTGCAGACACCTGTGCTTGTGTAACTCGTGTGCTGACACACTGCGCTACCAGGCCAACAACTGCCCCATCTGCAGACTGC CATTTCGAGCCCTGCTACAGATTAGAGCGGTGAGGAAGAAGCCTGGTGCACTCTCTCCTGTCTCCTTCAGCCCTGTGCTGGCTCAGAGCATGGACCACGATGAGCACTCT AGCTCCGATTCAGTGCCCCCTGGCTTTGAGCCCATCTCCCTGTTGGAAGCTCTGAACGGGCTCACTGCTGTGTCTCCTGTGGTCCCATCAGCCCCTCTTTATGACGAGATCAACTTTTCGGGCAGTCTGAGCGGGGAGAGTCGACAGCTCAGTTCTCCCGAGCACTCTGGAGACAGCAGCTTGCAGAAGGGCAAAGTCAGCAAGTCACCTGACAG CACCCTGCGGTCGCCCTCATCACCCATccaggaggaggacgaggagaAGTTGTCGGAGATGTCTGATGCACAAGCGCATACACTGCTCTCTAGCAGCCCAGCTCCTACCGAG GGTACTGCTGGAGAGGATGTTGCTGACTCTCTGTCTCCTGAAGATG AGGATAGGCTGAACTCTGAGGGTGAGATTGTGCCTGACTGTAGCAGTGAGCATAGCAGCCTAACCAAAACTGAGAGTGACCCACCTG CTCTAGGTCCCGACTCCTGCTCTATCGGTATGGAAGAGTAA
- the mgrn1b gene encoding E3 ubiquitin-protein ligase MGRN1b isoform X1: protein MGSVLGRRIAGVEDIDIQANSAYRFPPKSGNYFASHFFMGGEKFDTPHPEGYLFGENMDLNFLGNRPVQFPYVTPAPHEPVKTLRSLVNIRKDSLRLVRYKDDGDTPTDEGAKPKVLYGVEFTFDSDARVAITIYCQAFEEFSNGMAVYNPKGPSMVSETVHYKRGVSQQFTLPSFKIDFSEWKEEDLNFDLDRGVFPMVIQAVVDEGDDCLGHAHVLLAAFERHVDGSFSVKPLKQKQIVDRVSYLLQEIYGIENKNNRETKPSDDENSDNSNECVVCLSDLRDTLILPCRHLCLCNSCADTLRYQANNCPICRLPFRALLQIRAVRKKPGALSPVSFSPVLAQSMDHDEHSSSDSVPPGFEPISLLEALNGLTAVSPVVPSAPLYDEINFSGSLSGESRQLSSPEHSGDSSLQKGKVSKSPDSTLRSPSSPIQEEDEEKLSEMSDAQAHTLLSSSPAPTEGTAGEDVADSLSPEDEDRLNSEGEIVPDCSSEHSSLTKTESDPPGLSGSMESLITQSTSCSSQPLLGPTSSLHMEDE, encoded by the exons ATGGGTTCAGTCCTTGGGCGAAGGATCGCTGGGGTGGAGGATATCGACATTCAGGCAAATTCAGCGTACAGATTTCCACCCAAATCTG GCAATTATTTTGCTAGTCACTTCTTCATGGGAGGGGAGAAGTTTGACACACCCCACCCTGAAGGTTACCTGTTTGGGGAGAATATGGACCTAAATTTTCTAGGCAACCGTCCAGTGCAG TTTCCGTATGTAACCCCGGCACCACATGAGCCAGTGAAGACTCTGAGAAGTCTTGTCAACATCAGGAAGGACTCATTACGACTCGTCAG GTACAAAGATGATGGAGACACCCCCACTGACGAAGGGGCAAAGCCTAAGGTTTTATATGGAGTGGAATTCACCTTTGATTCAGATGCTCGAGTGGCCATCACTATCTACTGCCAGGCCTTTGAAGAATTTTCCAATGGAATGGCAGT TTATAATCCCAAGGGTCCTTCAATGGTGTCTGAAACGGTGCACTATAAGCGAGGGGTGAGCCAGCAGTTTACCTTACCCTCCTTCAAGATCGATTTTTCTGAATGGAAGGAGGAAGAC CTGAATTTTGACTTGGACAGAGGCGTTTTCCCCATGGTCATCCAGGCTGTTGTGGATGAAGGAGATG ATTGCTTGGGACATGCACATGTGTTGTTGGCTGCCTTTGAGCGG CATGTCGATGGAAGTTTCTCTGTGAAGCCCTTAAAGCAGAAGCAAATT GTGGATCGTGTTAGTTACCTTCTGCAGGAGATTTATGGCATTGAAAACAAGAACAACCGTGAGACTAAG CCGTCTGATGATGAGAACAGTGACAACAGTAACGAGTGTGTAGTGTGTCTGTCAGACCTTCGCGACACACTCATTCTGCCTTGCAGACACCTGTGCTTGTGTAACTCGTGTGCTGACACACTGCGCTACCAGGCCAACAACTGCCCCATCTGCAGACTGC CATTTCGAGCCCTGCTACAGATTAGAGCGGTGAGGAAGAAGCCTGGTGCACTCTCTCCTGTCTCCTTCAGCCCTGTGCTGGCTCAGAGCATGGACCACGATGAGCACTCT AGCTCCGATTCAGTGCCCCCTGGCTTTGAGCCCATCTCCCTGTTGGAAGCTCTGAACGGGCTCACTGCTGTGTCTCCTGTGGTCCCATCAGCCCCTCTTTATGACGAGATCAACTTTTCGGGCAGTCTGAGCGGGGAGAGTCGACAGCTCAGTTCTCCCGAGCACTCTGGAGACAGCAGCTTGCAGAAGGGCAAAGTCAGCAAGTCACCTGACAG CACCCTGCGGTCGCCCTCATCACCCATccaggaggaggacgaggagaAGTTGTCGGAGATGTCTGATGCACAAGCGCATACACTGCTCTCTAGCAGCCCAGCTCCTACCGAG GGTACTGCTGGAGAGGATGTTGCTGACTCTCTGTCTCCTGAAGATG AGGATAGGCTGAACTCTGAGGGTGAGATTGTGCCTGACTGTAGCAGTGAGCATAGCAGCCTAACCAAAACTGAGAGTGACCCACCTG GTTTATCGGGCTCAATGGAGAGTCTGATCACGCAGAGCACAAGCTGCTCCAGCCAGCCTCTCCTGGGTCCCACAAGCAGTTTGCACATGGAAGATGAATAA
- the aanat2 gene encoding arylalkylamine N-acetyltransferase 2 produces the protein MMAQQVSSSPFLKPFYLKTPLSVSSPLRQRRHTLPASEFRNLTPQDAISVFEIEREAFISVSGECPLTLDEVLSFLGQCPELSLGWFEGGQLVAFIIGSGWDKDRLAQEALTLHVPDSPTVHIHVLSVHRQCRQQGKGSILLWRYLQYLRCLPGLRRALLICEEFLVPFYEKSGFKEKGPSAISVGALCFREMEYMLGGLAYARRNSGC, from the exons atGATGGCTCAGCAGGTGAGCAGCTCTCCCTTCCTGAAGCCCTTTTACCTGAAGACGCCCCTGAGCGTGTCCAGCCCTCTCCGGCAGCGCCGGCACACGCTCCCTGCCAGTGAGTTCCGCAACCTCACTCCACAGGATGCCATCAGCGTGTTCGAGATCGAGAGGGAAG CTTTCATCTCGGTGTCTGGAGAGTGCCCGCTCACCCTGGACGAGGTGCTGAGCTTCTTAGGCCAGTGTCCTGAGCTCTCCTTGGGCTGGTTTGAAGGGGGACAGTTGGTGGCCTTCATCATTGGATCTGGTTGGGACAAGGACAGACTGGCACAG GAGGCCCTGACCCTGCACGTGCCGGACTCTCCCACTGTTCACATCCATGTACTGTCCGTCCACCGCCAATGCCGGCAGCAGGGGAAGGGCTCCATCCTGCTGTGGCGCTACCTGCAGTACCTGCGCTGCCTGCCCGGCCTGCGGCGAGCTCTGCTCATCTGCGAGGAGTTCCTCGTGCCCTTCTACGAGAAGTCCGGCTTCAAGGAGAAAGGCCCCTCAGCCATCTCAGTGGGAGCTCTCTGCTTCAGAGAGATGGAGTACATGCTAGGAGGGCTGGCTTACGCACGACGCAACAGTGGCTGTTAA